The Anoplopoma fimbria isolate UVic2021 breed Golden Eagle Sablefish chromosome 20, Afim_UVic_2022, whole genome shotgun sequence genome includes a window with the following:
- the etsrp gene encoding LOW QUALITY PROTEIN: ETS1-related protein (The sequence of the model RefSeq protein was modified relative to this genomic sequence to represent the inferred CDS: inserted 1 base in 1 codon): MYWDTIIKPGDRNTDSKDSKIKMEICQTGYYKEDFRTQEVPAGFDFASYDYPGEDLSFLLDSKALVQQQQQQQQQYVSESSYPEPPKASHPYDTKVSTGDTSLFNLDSYHEFNWWASYSHDALTVDPSQTGYQDPPQTYQILVPHNGQFSPAVEGSHSPFLTSKGSNTLQSETDQSYSCLSGEPYDSDGQRPPSSFWPEYSSASFSAXPPPASCPSNLGPQSSEQYCPRVVKRKSTHLQRPDREGQMTGMSAYPGSGPIQLWQFLLELLLDSACRTFICWTGDGWEFKMSDPSEVAKRWGQCKNKPKMNYEKLSRGLRYYYHKNIIHKTAGKRYVYRFVCDVQGMLGKTAQEVLTSLNVLPANTESWQSCPVVPTDASEHSGETWASQ; encoded by the exons ATGGAGATTTGCCAGACTGGATATTACAAAGAGGACTTCAGGACGCAGGAAGTGCCAGCTGGCTTTGACTTTGCATCTTATG ACTACCCTGGTGAAGACCTGTCTTTTCTGTTAGACAGTAAAGCACtcgtgcagcagcagcagcagcagcagcagcaatatGTGTCAGAGAGCAGCTACCCAGAGCCACCAAAAGCTTCTCACCCTTACGACACTAAAG tgagCACAGGCGACACTTCCCTCTTCAACCTGGACTCGTACCATGAGTTCAACTGGTGGGCCTCATACTCGCATG ATGCGCTCACGGTAGACCCGTCACAAACTGGATACCAGGATCCTCCACAGACTTACCAGATCCTGGTGCCCCACAACGGACAGTTCAGCCCGGCCGTGGAGGGCAGCCACAGCCCCTTTCTCACCTCAAAAGGGTCAAATACATTACAAA GCGAGACGGATCAGAGCTACTCGTGTCTCTCGGGTGAACCGTACGACTCCGACGGACAGAGGCCGCCCTCGTCTTTCTGGCCTGAGTACTCCTCCGCCAGTTTCAGCG CCCCACCTCCGGCCTCCTGCCCCTCCAACCTCGGCCCCCAGTCCTCGGAGCAGTACTGCCCCCGTGTGGTCAAACGCAAGAGCACACACCTACAGAGGCCGGACAGGGAGGGCCAGATGACAGGAATGTCAGCTTATCCAG GTTCTGGTCCAATCCAGTTGTGGCAGTTTTTACTGGAGCTTCTTCTGGACTCTGCCTGTCGCACTTTCATCTGCTGGACGGGAGACGGCTGGGAGTTTAAGATGTCCGACCCCTCAGAG GTGGCCAAACGCTGGGGCCAGTGCAAGAACAAACCCAAGATGAACTACGAGAAGCTGAGCCGCGGCCTGCGTTACTACTACCACAAGAACATCATCCACAAGACGGCGGGCAAACGCTACGTCTACCGCTTCGTCTGCGACGTGCagggcatgctgggaaagaCGGCGCAGGAGGTGCTGACCAGTCTGAACGTTTTGCCCGCAAACACAGAGTCGTGGCAGTCGTGCCCCGTGGTGCCAACCGATGCATCGGAGCACAGTGGCGAAACGTGGGCGTCTCAGTAG